From the genome of Pseudomonas sp. Teo4, one region includes:
- a CDS encoding CoA ester lyase gives MTSTLVRSALFVPATRPERIPKALASGADRVIVDLEDAVEESAKAQARDNLAAFLTEYPDARVLVRVNAPGHWAHETDLDLCRQHAAVAGVLLPKAETAEQIRRAHATGKPVWPIIESALGLVALSQLASTQGVERLSFGSLDLGLDLNLREGSEAAAQVLGHARYAVLLHSRAAGLAAPLDGVYPAIQDVEGLYRHTQFARDMGFGGALCIHPSQVAVIHQALRPSAAELDWAQRVIAGAAAGAGVFTLDGQMVDAPVILRARALLAFADPKNQPQG, from the coding sequence ATGACCAGTACGCTCGTCAGATCTGCCCTGTTCGTCCCTGCCACGCGGCCGGAACGCATTCCCAAGGCCCTGGCCAGTGGTGCCGACCGGGTAATCGTCGACCTGGAGGATGCCGTCGAGGAATCGGCCAAAGCTCAGGCACGTGACAACCTGGCCGCCTTCCTCACCGAGTATCCGGATGCCAGGGTGCTGGTTCGGGTCAACGCTCCCGGGCACTGGGCTCACGAGACCGACCTCGACCTGTGCCGTCAGCACGCGGCTGTTGCCGGGGTTCTGCTGCCCAAAGCAGAAACTGCCGAGCAGATACGCCGAGCACATGCCACGGGCAAACCGGTTTGGCCGATCATCGAGAGTGCCCTTGGCTTGGTAGCCCTGTCCCAGCTGGCCTCCACTCAGGGCGTCGAGCGGTTGTCGTTCGGCAGCCTCGACCTGGGCCTGGACCTGAATCTGCGTGAAGGCAGCGAAGCCGCCGCCCAAGTGTTGGGCCACGCCCGTTACGCCGTGCTGCTGCACAGCCGGGCCGCCGGCCTGGCGGCGCCACTGGATGGCGTATACCCAGCCATCCAGGATGTCGAAGGCCTGTATCGTCATACCCAGTTCGCCCGCGACATGGGCTTTGGCGGCGCGCTGTGCATTCATCCGAGCCAGGTTGCTGTCATTCACCAAGCGTTGCGTCCCTCGGCGGCCGAGCTGGACTGGGCACAGCGCGTCATCGCCGGCGCAGCTGCCGGTGCTGGCGTGTTTACCCTGGACGGGCAGATGGTCGACGCCCCGGTGATTCTGCGCGCCCGTGCACTGCTGGCGTTTGCCGACCCGAAAAACCAGCCTCAGGGCTGA
- a CDS encoding electron transfer flavoprotein subunit alpha/FixB family protein, which produces MTILVVADLLQGPENAAVAPATLNTVAAAAKIGGDVHVLVAGTNVGGVAEAAAKIAGVAKVLVADNAAYAHVLPENVAPLIVALVEQSGASGYSHVLAPATTNGKNILPRVAALLDVDQISEIISVESADTFKRPIYAGNAIATVQSSAAVKVITVRTTGFDAVSAEGGSAAVEVVGATHNAGISAFVGEELAKSDRPELTAAKIVVSGGRGMGNGDNFKHLYSLADKLGAAVGASRAAVDAGFVPNDMQVGQTGKIVAPQLYIAVGISGAIQHLAGMKDSKVIVAINKDEEAPIFQVADYGLVADLFEAVPEFQGQL; this is translated from the coding sequence ATGACTATCCTGGTTGTCGCTGACCTTCTACAAGGTCCTGAAAACGCTGCCGTAGCCCCGGCCACCCTGAACACTGTCGCCGCTGCTGCCAAGATCGGTGGTGATGTGCACGTGCTGGTCGCAGGCACAAACGTCGGTGGCGTTGCCGAGGCTGCCGCCAAGATCGCTGGCGTGGCCAAGGTGCTGGTGGCCGATAACGCTGCCTACGCCCACGTGCTGCCGGAAAACGTCGCGCCGCTGATCGTTGCTCTTGTTGAACAAAGCGGGGCCTCTGGTTATAGCCACGTGCTGGCACCGGCCACCACCAACGGCAAGAACATCCTGCCACGCGTTGCCGCGCTGCTGGACGTCGACCAGATCTCCGAGATCATCTCGGTGGAATCGGCCGACACCTTCAAGCGCCCGATCTACGCCGGTAACGCCATTGCCACCGTGCAATCGAGCGCTGCGGTCAAGGTCATCACCGTGCGTACCACTGGCTTCGACGCCGTATCTGCCGAAGGTGGTTCGGCTGCCGTCGAGGTCGTCGGTGCTACCCATAACGCTGGCATCTCCGCTTTCGTTGGCGAAGAGCTGGCCAAGTCCGACCGCCCAGAGCTGACTGCAGCCAAGATCGTCGTTTCCGGCGGCCGCGGCATGGGCAACGGTGACAACTTCAAGCACCTGTACAGCCTGGCCGACAAGCTCGGCGCTGCCGTCGGTGCCTCGCGCGCTGCGGTCGACGCAGGCTTCGTGCCGAACGACATGCAGGTCGGCCAGACCGGCAAGATCGTCGCGCCACAGCTGTACATCGCCGTCGGTATCTCCGGCGCGATCCAGCACCTGGCGGGCATGAAGGATTCCAAGGTGATCGTCGCAATCAACAAGGATGAAGAAGCGCCGATCTTCCAGGTGGCGGATTACGGCCTGGTCGCTGACCTGTTCGAGGCCGTGCCCGAGTTCCAAGGCCAGCTGTGA
- a CDS encoding electron transfer flavoprotein subunit beta/FixA family protein, with product MKVLVSIKRVVDYNVKVRVKADSSGVDLANVKMAMNPFCEIAVEEAVRLKEQGVATEVVVVSVGPAAVQEQLRTALALGADSAILVEAADELNSLAVAKALKAVVDQEQPQLVILGKQAIDSDNNQTGQMLAALTGYAQGTFASKVIVAGDKLNVTREIDGGLQTVSLNLPAIVTTDLRLNEPRYASLPNIMKAKKKPLQSVTADALGVSLASTNKTLKVEAPAARSAGIKVKSVAELVEKLKNEAKVIQ from the coding sequence ATGAAGGTACTGGTAAGCATCAAGCGTGTGGTCGACTACAACGTCAAGGTTCGCGTCAAGGCGGACAGCAGCGGCGTCGACCTGGCCAACGTCAAGATGGCCATGAACCCCTTTTGCGAAATCGCCGTTGAAGAAGCGGTGCGGTTGAAGGAACAAGGCGTCGCCACTGAAGTGGTCGTGGTCAGTGTCGGTCCGGCCGCCGTCCAGGAGCAGCTGCGTACCGCACTAGCCCTGGGTGCCGACAGCGCCATCCTGGTCGAAGCCGCTGACGAGCTGAATTCGCTGGCTGTGGCCAAGGCGCTCAAGGCCGTTGTCGACCAGGAGCAGCCTCAGCTGGTCATCCTCGGCAAGCAGGCCATCGACAGTGACAACAACCAGACCGGCCAGATGCTGGCCGCGCTGACCGGCTACGCCCAAGGCACCTTCGCCTCCAAGGTCATCGTTGCTGGCGACAAGCTGAACGTCACCCGTGAAATCGACGGCGGCCTGCAGACCGTATCGCTGAACCTGCCGGCAATCGTCACCACCGACCTGCGCCTGAACGAGCCGCGCTACGCGTCGCTGCCGAACATCATGAAGGCCAAGAAGAAGCCGCTTCAGAGCGTCACTGCAGACGCGCTGGGCGTATCGCTCGCCTCCACCAACAAGACCCTGAAAGTCGAAGCGCCTGCTGCCCGCAGCGCTGGTATCAAGGTCAAGTCGGTGGCCGAACTGGTCGAGAAGCTGAAGAACGAAGCGAAGGTAATCCAATGA
- a CDS encoding substrate-binding domain-containing protein — translation MNRLFKQAAFALLATFGLGNVAQAENLRVMTSGGFTAAYKVLGPTFAQASGNTLDTVLGPSMGKAPEAIPNRLARGEKADVVIMVGYALDELIRQGKVDPASRVELADSRIGLVVRAGAHKPDISTVEGLKKTLLDAKSVAYSDSASGVYIENQLFKRLGIEDQLKPKATMVPKIPVGTVVASGDYQLGFQQVSELLPVPGVSFVAKLPEAVQSVTRFAAGIPVDAQHPTQAKALLQYLASPAVQAQVQATGLDSVSR, via the coding sequence ATGAACAGACTATTCAAACAGGCAGCCTTCGCCTTGCTGGCCACCTTTGGCCTTGGCAACGTAGCTCAGGCTGAAAACCTACGCGTCATGACCTCCGGTGGCTTCACCGCCGCCTACAAAGTGCTCGGCCCGACTTTTGCCCAGGCCAGCGGCAACACCTTGGACACGGTGCTGGGCCCGTCGATGGGCAAAGCGCCCGAGGCGATCCCCAATCGTCTGGCCCGTGGCGAAAAGGCCGATGTGGTGATCATGGTCGGCTATGCGCTGGACGAGCTGATTCGCCAAGGCAAGGTCGACCCGGCTTCGCGGGTGGAACTGGCCGACTCGCGCATCGGCCTGGTGGTGCGCGCAGGCGCACATAAACCCGATATCAGCACGGTGGAAGGCTTGAAGAAAACCTTGCTGGACGCGAAATCCGTGGCCTATTCGGATAGCGCCAGTGGCGTGTACATCGAAAACCAGTTGTTCAAGCGCCTTGGGATCGAGGACCAGCTCAAGCCAAAAGCTACGATGGTGCCGAAAATTCCAGTGGGCACCGTGGTTGCCAGCGGCGACTATCAACTGGGCTTTCAGCAGGTCAGCGAATTGCTGCCTGTGCCAGGCGTAAGCTTTGTGGCCAAGCTGCCGGAAGCGGTGCAGTCAGTCACCCGTTTCGCCGCCGGTATTCCGGTCGACGCCCAACACCCGACGCAAGCCAAGGCCCTGCTACAGTACCTCGCCTCCCCGGCCGTCCAGGCGCAAGTGCAGGCCACCGGCCTGGACTCGGTCAGCCGCTGA
- a CDS encoding TIGR02594 family protein — MLDIIDCPNSLTSKIPTLRTNGVKVVIRYYNHKNSRIFPTKCLEPAEAAALDEAGIALATVFEQRAGAGGHVEDFGTANGTRDGTRAKELAKRLRQPEGSAIYFAVDWDFVKAAELSEVEAYFHAVNGALNGDYRVGVYGSGKVAAHLLDNSLASLVWLSGSLGWSGTRQMLATDRWALFQKALERNEAGISHDGNIASPAFSDFGQFHLGGANAPEIGQPASTPLALMRVTARSGLNLRRGPGREFTDIDTLPLNTVVRALGRNGDWIKVDREGDGVAEGFMFAEFLAPVAGGLPLPAPTGSQPLDIALAELAAGIAEVPGPGNNPRILLYHSTTTLHATQDSVAWCSSFVNYCVTQAGMHGTNSAGAQSWHTSDWGIDVTQSPHKGDIVVFSRTGGGASPGSGHVGFWLDSGGGMIKVLGGNQGDRVSIDTFPEKGKKGPFTYKLLSIRRG, encoded by the coding sequence ATGCTCGACATCATCGATTGTCCCAATTCCCTGACTTCCAAAATACCGACCCTGCGCACCAACGGGGTCAAGGTCGTCATTCGTTACTACAACCACAAGAACTCAAGAATATTTCCAACCAAGTGCCTCGAACCGGCTGAAGCCGCTGCCCTGGATGAAGCAGGCATTGCCCTGGCAACGGTATTCGAGCAGCGGGCGGGCGCTGGCGGGCATGTCGAGGATTTTGGTACCGCCAACGGCACACGCGATGGCACACGGGCCAAGGAACTTGCCAAGCGCCTGCGCCAGCCTGAAGGTTCAGCGATCTATTTCGCCGTGGACTGGGATTTTGTGAAAGCGGCAGAGCTGAGCGAGGTTGAAGCCTATTTCCATGCGGTCAACGGGGCCCTCAATGGCGATTACCGCGTCGGTGTGTACGGCTCCGGAAAGGTAGCGGCACATTTGCTCGACAATTCGCTGGCCTCGCTGGTTTGGCTATCCGGGTCGCTTGGCTGGTCGGGAACACGACAAATGCTGGCGACCGACCGTTGGGCGCTGTTCCAGAAGGCACTGGAGCGCAACGAGGCCGGCATCAGCCACGACGGAAACATAGCAAGCCCGGCATTCAGCGACTTCGGGCAATTCCACCTGGGCGGCGCGAACGCGCCTGAGATCGGCCAACCTGCCTCCACGCCGTTGGCGCTCATGCGTGTAACAGCCCGCTCGGGACTCAACCTGCGTCGAGGACCTGGGCGCGAATTCACCGACATCGACACATTACCGCTGAATACAGTCGTGCGGGCATTGGGCCGAAACGGGGACTGGATCAAGGTTGATCGCGAGGGTGACGGTGTCGCCGAAGGCTTCATGTTTGCCGAGTTCCTCGCGCCTGTCGCAGGTGGCCTACCGCTTCCTGCGCCCACGGGCAGCCAACCACTCGACATTGCCCTCGCCGAGCTGGCAGCTGGCATCGCAGAGGTCCCGGGCCCCGGCAACAATCCCCGCATACTGCTTTACCACTCCACCACAACGCTGCACGCCACTCAGGACAGCGTGGCCTGGTGTTCTTCGTTCGTGAACTACTGCGTCACCCAGGCAGGCATGCACGGCACCAACAGCGCGGGCGCCCAGTCGTGGCATACCTCGGATTGGGGCATTGACGTCACCCAATCACCCCACAAAGGCGACATCGTCGTCTTCAGTCGCACCGGGGGTGGCGCTAGCCCCGGAAGCGGCCATGTCGGATTCTGGCTTGACTCAGGTGGCGGCATGATCAAGGTGCTGGGAGGCAACCAGGGGGACCGGGTATCGATAGACACCTTCCCCGAGAAAGGTAAAAAGGGCCCCTTCACCTACAAGCTGCTATCCATTCGCAGAGGATAA
- a CDS encoding helix-turn-helix domain-containing protein — protein sequence MPSLTPPRLCRPKPETTSASADALLLVAGELMAEVGYGAMTMRQLAARVGVQAGSLYHHVASKQDLLLDVLLAVVAQRLDAWQRSRYSRSLQGYLRFMLARQRSHPAEELLLRHESRHLQAQQRPWLNEALERLHQPLRQVIEKAHLGTRDAGCVTQAILSLLDTADGLRHREPQVPETWIEAWVVGMSQAVLHAQAPRPLPA from the coding sequence ATGCCTAGCTTGACGCCCCCCAGGCTCTGCCGGCCAAAGCCTGAAACCACGAGCGCCAGCGCCGACGCCCTGTTGCTTGTGGCAGGCGAGTTGATGGCCGAAGTGGGTTATGGCGCCATGACCATGCGCCAGCTGGCCGCACGGGTGGGCGTGCAGGCTGGCAGCCTCTACCACCATGTGGCGAGCAAGCAGGACCTGTTGCTGGATGTATTGCTGGCGGTGGTTGCGCAGCGCCTGGACGCCTGGCAGCGAAGTCGATACTCACGGAGCCTGCAGGGTTACCTGCGCTTCATGCTGGCGCGCCAGCGCTCACACCCTGCCGAGGAACTGCTGCTGCGCCATGAGTCACGTCACCTGCAAGCGCAGCAACGTCCATGGCTGAACGAAGCCCTCGAGCGCCTGCACCAGCCCTTGCGACAGGTCATCGAAAAGGCGCATCTGGGCACACGGGATGCGGGATGCGTCACCCAAGCGATCCTGAGCCTGCTCGATACCGCCGATGGTTTGCGACACCGCGAACCCCAGGTGCCGGAAACCTGGATAGAAGCCTGGGTCGTGGGCATGAGCCAGGCCGTGCTGCACGCGCAAGCGCCACGGCCGCTGCCTGCATGA
- a CDS encoding ATP-binding protein, translating to MSETLYHRPALAARLSKLILQVAVGSAASSGVFLAAPRRTGKSTFAREDLRPALEAAGAIVLYADLWKDLKKDPGLVIVEAVREAVGRNEGFITRLARSSGMEKVVVGGLNFSLDKIGLGKDIDLTAALVALSDESKKIIVLMIDEAQHAITTDEGVAALFALKAARDELNSSRHHGLRVVCTGSNRDKLAMLRNSKDQAFFGASMVQFPTLDQDFIDWFCANVDLAGALDPAHVFQLFKESGFRPELLGAAADEIRFDFVIEPDAIPARFAELVRAQADELNANLRKVIHSLTPIQSAVIRVMSVKGDDYAPFEAPTMALYGKAMALAGIEADDVQVEVPGVQQALIALQQKKLVWKASRGVYAVDDSVIAEVLRADGLLEGLD from the coding sequence ATGAGCGAAACCCTTTACCATCGCCCAGCCCTGGCTGCGCGGCTCTCGAAGCTGATTTTGCAGGTCGCCGTGGGCAGTGCGGCCAGCTCGGGCGTATTCCTGGCGGCGCCACGGCGGACCGGTAAATCCACCTTCGCCCGTGAAGACCTGCGTCCCGCCCTGGAGGCAGCCGGGGCGATCGTTCTGTATGCCGATTTGTGGAAAGACCTGAAAAAAGACCCGGGGCTTGTCATCGTCGAGGCAGTGCGCGAAGCCGTCGGGCGAAACGAGGGGTTCATCACCCGGCTGGCCAGGTCGTCGGGCATGGAGAAGGTGGTGGTTGGCGGCTTGAATTTCAGCCTGGACAAGATTGGCCTGGGCAAGGACATCGACTTGACCGCCGCGCTGGTGGCACTGTCCGACGAGTCGAAGAAGATCATCGTCCTGATGATCGACGAAGCGCAGCATGCGATCACCACGGACGAAGGCGTGGCCGCGCTGTTTGCGCTCAAGGCGGCCAGGGACGAGCTCAACAGCTCCCGGCACCATGGCCTGCGTGTAGTCTGCACAGGCTCGAACCGGGACAAGCTGGCGATGCTGCGTAACAGTAAGGACCAGGCATTTTTCGGCGCATCTATGGTGCAGTTCCCGACCCTGGACCAAGACTTCATCGACTGGTTCTGCGCCAACGTCGACCTTGCTGGAGCGCTCGACCCCGCGCACGTGTTCCAGCTCTTCAAGGAAAGCGGCTTTCGCCCCGAGCTGCTGGGAGCGGCGGCAGACGAGATCCGCTTCGATTTCGTCATCGAACCCGACGCGATACCCGCGCGCTTTGCCGAGCTTGTGCGTGCCCAGGCCGATGAGCTGAATGCGAACCTCAGGAAGGTGATTCACAGCCTGACCCCGATCCAGTCGGCGGTGATTCGGGTGATGAGTGTGAAGGGCGATGACTACGCGCCCTTCGAGGCGCCGACCATGGCGCTGTATGGCAAGGCCATGGCACTGGCGGGCATCGAAGCGGACGACGTTCAGGTCGAGGTGCCCGGCGTGCAGCAGGCGCTGATCGCGCTGCAGCAGAAGAAACTGGTGTGGAAGGCGTCGCGAGGGGTGTATGCGGTCGACGATTCGGTGATTGCCGAGGTCCTGCGCGCCGACGGCCTGCTTGAAGGCCTGGACTGA
- a CDS encoding LysR family transcriptional regulator, with protein MAINFDLNDLQAFRALVDHGSFRKAAETVRISQPALSRRIEKLEDALGVRLFERTTRKVSLTQAGRGFMPSVERLLDDLDSALLGISEVASNRLGHVTIACVPSAAYYFMPRVVAHYHQQFPRIKVKVLDASAHDVLSAVVDGEADFGLSFMGTLEADVEFEPLVQETYVLACRRDHPLAGRASVTWEEFYQQDYISLGRTSGNRFLLDQALSGIVPQRQSICETRHVTTMIGLVEAGLGIAAVPLMAMPATDHPILTRVALIEPQVMRSVGLIKRRGRTLTPAALALERLVVEMKAQVSG; from the coding sequence ATGGCCATCAATTTCGACCTCAACGACCTGCAAGCCTTCCGCGCGCTGGTGGACCACGGCAGTTTCCGCAAAGCCGCCGAAACCGTGCGGATCTCCCAGCCTGCCCTGAGCCGGCGCATCGAGAAGCTTGAAGACGCGCTGGGTGTCCGGCTGTTCGAACGCACTACCCGCAAAGTCAGCCTGACCCAGGCCGGGCGTGGCTTCATGCCCAGTGTCGAGCGCTTGTTGGACGACCTGGACAGCGCCTTGCTGGGCATCAGCGAAGTGGCGTCGAACCGCCTTGGCCACGTCACCATCGCCTGCGTGCCGTCAGCGGCCTATTACTTCATGCCGCGGGTGGTCGCGCACTACCACCAGCAATTTCCGCGCATCAAGGTCAAGGTGCTGGATGCCAGCGCCCACGATGTATTGAGCGCCGTGGTCGATGGCGAGGCGGATTTCGGCCTGAGTTTCATGGGTACGCTGGAGGCCGATGTCGAGTTCGAGCCGCTGGTGCAGGAAACCTATGTCTTGGCCTGTCGCCGTGATCACCCGTTGGCGGGACGCGCCAGTGTGACCTGGGAGGAGTTTTACCAGCAGGACTACATCTCGCTGGGCCGTACCTCGGGCAATCGCTTTCTGCTTGATCAGGCGCTCAGCGGCATCGTGCCGCAACGTCAGAGCATCTGCGAGACCCGGCACGTGACGACGATGATCGGGTTGGTGGAGGCCGGCCTGGGCATTGCCGCCGTGCCGCTGATGGCCATGCCGGCCACCGATCACCCGATCCTGACACGGGTTGCGTTGATCGAACCCCAGGTGATGCGCAGTGTCGGGCTGATAAAACGCCGGGGTCGCACGCTGACCCCGGCGGCATTGGCGCTTGAGCGCCTGGTGGTGGAAATGAAGGCTCAGGTCAGCGGCTGA
- a CDS encoding caspase family protein, translating into MTIKILCVHGIGREEADDNFESSWHRAIADAVSRVAPGADIELDFFEYDARFAAANLGAPEIADATLRLLTSSVIHSVGDLFRRSRGIGQFPDRLRWTAGMVAQWAADEALRTRLRNDLTHHIQGSQPDIVCAHSLGSLVAYDTFRRNSSLMNKRVLITFGSQIGNPAVRETFGGRIEGIPGARKWYHLYNEHDHVFTAPLFLRDTNFTQVMTPFDKPGDVLNHDATYYLGQSETVANVWGPLLQTGVSKGFDKRLAVVDKSLSIAVSKGRAVRRTKDKALLIGINNYPNPEDRLEGCVNDVFLMSALLQESKFAADDIRVVLDERATAAGIRERLHWLLDDAQDGDRRVLFYSGHGAQIPNTNATGEADRIDECLCPWDFDWTPEHAILDNDFRDLYIQLPYGTQFITIFDCCHSGGMTRDGARRARGLVPPDDIRHRALRWEPELQMWVERDWVKKARKNTHLAESANTISNRLGIRRLGQSIAVRGYDDKLYDKRRKAYDHDGPYLPILMYACGESQLSYEYRHGVTSYGAFTYTLAQTLRAAKKRPSFKALIRQTGKLLADLGYDQSPTIVGPANLIGNTVP; encoded by the coding sequence ATGACAATCAAGATTCTGTGTGTGCATGGCATCGGCCGCGAAGAAGCAGACGATAATTTTGAATCCTCCTGGCATCGGGCAATTGCCGATGCGGTGTCTCGGGTGGCGCCGGGGGCCGACATCGAGTTGGACTTCTTCGAATATGACGCGCGCTTTGCCGCCGCCAATCTCGGCGCACCGGAAATTGCCGATGCGACGCTGCGCCTGCTCACAAGTTCGGTGATCCATTCGGTGGGTGATCTGTTTCGACGCAGCCGTGGCATTGGCCAGTTCCCTGATCGACTGCGCTGGACCGCTGGCATGGTGGCCCAGTGGGCTGCGGACGAAGCGCTGCGGACCAGGCTGCGCAACGATTTGACCCACCATATACAGGGCTCGCAACCCGACATTGTCTGTGCGCACAGCCTGGGGTCTTTGGTCGCTTACGATACATTCCGCAGAAATTCATCGCTGATGAACAAGCGGGTGCTGATCACGTTTGGTTCGCAAATTGGCAACCCTGCGGTGCGTGAGACCTTTGGTGGCCGCATCGAAGGTATCCCCGGGGCACGCAAGTGGTACCACCTTTATAACGAACATGATCACGTATTCACGGCACCGTTGTTCTTGCGCGATACGAATTTCACTCAAGTGATGACGCCGTTCGACAAGCCGGGTGACGTGCTGAACCACGATGCCACGTATTACCTGGGCCAGAGCGAAACCGTGGCCAATGTGTGGGGGCCGCTGTTGCAGACCGGCGTTTCCAAAGGCTTCGACAAGCGGCTCGCCGTCGTCGACAAGTCACTGTCCATTGCCGTATCCAAGGGGCGTGCGGTGCGTCGCACGAAAGACAAGGCGCTGCTGATTGGCATCAACAACTACCCCAACCCCGAGGACCGCCTTGAAGGCTGCGTCAATGACGTCTTTCTGATGAGTGCGTTGTTGCAAGAGTCGAAGTTCGCTGCAGATGACATTCGTGTGGTGCTGGATGAGCGAGCTACCGCCGCAGGCATTCGCGAGCGCCTGCACTGGCTGCTGGATGACGCACAGGACGGCGACCGCCGGGTGCTTTTCTATTCCGGGCATGGTGCACAGATACCCAATACCAACGCGACCGGCGAGGCGGATCGCATCGACGAATGTCTGTGCCCGTGGGATTTCGACTGGACGCCGGAACACGCGATTCTCGACAACGATTTCCGCGACCTCTATATCCAGTTGCCCTACGGCACGCAGTTCATCACGATTTTCGACTGCTGCCACTCCGGTGGCATGACCCGCGATGGGGCCCGGCGTGCCCGAGGGCTGGTGCCGCCGGATGACATCCGCCATCGTGCGCTGCGCTGGGAGCCTGAACTGCAGATGTGGGTCGAGCGTGACTGGGTGAAGAAGGCGCGCAAGAACACGCATTTGGCCGAGAGCGCCAATACCATCAGCAACCGCTTGGGTATTCGTCGCCTCGGCCAGTCGATTGCGGTGCGTGGTTATGATGACAAGCTTTACGATAAACGCCGCAAGGCCTACGACCACGACGGCCCCTACCTGCCCATTCTCATGTATGCATGCGGTGAGTCTCAGCTGTCATACGAATACCGTCACGGTGTGACCTCGTATGGCGCCTTCACCTACACCCTGGCCCAGACACTGCGCGCAGCCAAAAAGCGACCATCCTTCAAGGCGTTGATTCGCCAGACAGGCAAGCTGCTCGCCGACCTGGGGTATGACCAGAGCCCGACAATCGTGGGGCCGGCGAACTTGATCGGCAACACGGTTCCCTAA
- a CDS encoding MFS transporter codes for MTAAIPSGRSRASAIFRVTSGNFLEQFDFFLFGFYATQIASVFFPASSEFASLMMTFAVFGAGFLMRPLGAVVLGAYIDEVGRRKGLIVTLSIMASGTILIVLVPGYETIGLLAPALVLVGRLLQGFSAGAELGGVSVYLAEIATPGNKGFFTSWQSASQQVAIIVAAALGYALNQWMAPAMIADWGWRIPFFVGCLIVPFIFLLRRNLEESEEYAARKHRPAMAEVFRTLVQHWTTVVAGMLMVALTTTAFYLITVYAPTFGKTVLHLSTSDALLVTLLVGVSNFIWLPLGGALSDRIGRRPVLIAMTLLTLATAYPVLTYLVNAPSFAHMLEVLLWLSFLYGLYNGAMIAALTEIMPVEVRVAGFSLAYSLATAVFGGFTPAISTFLIQYTSDKAAPGYWMSFAALCALCATLYLYRRSSGRLQPAMS; via the coding sequence ATGACAGCAGCAATCCCCTCCGGGCGCTCACGCGCCAGCGCAATCTTTCGGGTGACTTCGGGCAACTTCCTCGAGCAGTTCGACTTCTTCCTCTTCGGCTTCTACGCCACCCAGATCGCCTCGGTATTTTTCCCTGCCAGCAGTGAATTCGCTTCCCTGATGATGACCTTCGCCGTATTCGGCGCAGGCTTTCTCATGCGTCCGCTGGGCGCAGTGGTGCTGGGCGCCTATATCGATGAGGTGGGCAGGCGCAAAGGCCTGATCGTCACCCTGTCGATCATGGCCAGCGGCACGATCCTGATCGTGCTGGTCCCCGGCTACGAAACCATTGGCCTACTGGCCCCGGCCCTGGTGCTGGTCGGCCGCCTGCTGCAAGGCTTCTCGGCAGGCGCCGAACTGGGCGGCGTATCGGTGTACCTGGCGGAAATCGCCACGCCGGGCAACAAAGGCTTTTTCACCAGTTGGCAATCGGCCAGCCAGCAGGTGGCGATCATTGTTGCTGCAGCCTTGGGCTACGCCCTGAATCAATGGATGGCACCGGCCATGATTGCCGACTGGGGCTGGCGGATTCCGTTCTTCGTCGGCTGCCTGATCGTGCCGTTCATCTTCCTCCTGCGGCGTAACCTGGAAGAGTCCGAAGAGTATGCAGCGCGTAAACACCGCCCGGCCATGGCCGAGGTATTCCGTACCCTGGTGCAGCACTGGACGACCGTGGTCGCCGGCATGCTGATGGTGGCGCTGACCACCACCGCGTTCTACCTGATCACCGTGTACGCACCCACCTTCGGCAAGACCGTGTTGCACCTGAGCACCTCCGACGCCCTATTGGTGACGTTGCTGGTGGGGGTGTCGAACTTCATCTGGCTGCCGCTGGGTGGTGCTTTGTCCGACCGCATCGGCCGCCGGCCGGTGCTGATCGCCATGACCCTGCTGACCCTGGCGACGGCCTACCCGGTGCTCACCTACCTGGTGAACGCGCCAAGCTTCGCCCACATGCTGGAAGTGCTGTTGTGGTTGTCGTTCCTTTACGGCCTGTACAACGGCGCGATGATCGCCGCGCTCACGGAAATCATGCCGGTCGAAGTGCGGGTCGCCGGTTTCTCTCTGGCCTACAGCCTGGCAACCGCTGTCTTTGGCGGCTTCACCCCGGCCATTTCGACGTTCCTGATCCAGTACACCTCGGACAAGGCCGCCCCCGGCTACTGGATGAGTTTCGCCGCGCTCTGCGCGCTGTGCGCGACGCTCTACCTGTACCGCCGTTCGTCCGGCCGCCTGCAACCGGCGATGTCCTGA